A region of Geobacillus sp. 46C-IIa DNA encodes the following proteins:
- a CDS encoding amino acid permease, translated as MNLFRKKPIEALLNESGAKGASLRKELGAFDLTMLGIGAIIGTGIFVLTGVAAAEHAGPALVLSFILSGLACVFAALCYAEFASTVPVSGSAYTYSYATFGELFAWILGWDLILEYGVASSAVAAGWSGYFQGLLAGFGIELPKALTSAYDPEKGTIIDLPAILIILFITFLLNMGAKKSARFNTVVVFIKVAVILLFLAVGVWYVKPENWTPFMPYGFAGVATGAATVFFAYIGFDAVSTAAEEVRNPQRNMPIGIIVSLLVCTLLYIAVSLVLTGIVPYDQLNVKNPVAFALNYINQDWVAGFISLGAIGGITTVLLVMLYGQTRLFYAISRDGLLPKVFARISPTRQVPYVNTWLTGAAVSVFAGVIPLNKLAELTNIGTLFAFITVSIGVLVLRKTQPNLKRAFRVPFVPVVPILAVLFCGYLVLQLPMTTWIGFISWLLIGVVIYFVYGRKHSALNETAESEEKAG; from the coding sequence ATGAATTTGTTTCGTAAAAAACCGATTGAGGCGCTTTTAAACGAATCGGGGGCGAAAGGAGCCTCGCTGCGGAAAGAGTTAGGCGCATTCGACTTAACGATGCTCGGCATCGGTGCCATTATCGGGACGGGCATTTTCGTCCTGACCGGGGTGGCTGCGGCAGAGCATGCCGGTCCGGCGCTCGTTCTCTCGTTTATTCTATCCGGGTTAGCGTGCGTGTTTGCGGCGCTTTGTTACGCTGAGTTTGCTTCGACCGTACCAGTGTCGGGAAGCGCGTACACATATAGCTATGCCACATTTGGCGAGCTGTTCGCTTGGATTTTAGGTTGGGACTTGATTTTGGAATATGGGGTCGCTTCATCGGCGGTCGCCGCCGGCTGGTCCGGCTATTTCCAAGGTCTGCTCGCTGGGTTTGGCATCGAGCTGCCGAAGGCGCTCACGAGCGCATATGACCCGGAGAAAGGCACAATCATCGATTTGCCGGCTATTCTCATTATTTTGTTCATTACGTTTTTACTGAACATGGGTGCGAAAAAATCGGCCCGTTTCAATACGGTCGTGGTTTTTATTAAAGTGGCTGTCATCTTGCTTTTCTTAGCGGTTGGCGTTTGGTATGTCAAGCCGGAAAACTGGACGCCGTTTATGCCATATGGATTTGCAGGTGTTGCGACCGGCGCTGCAACAGTGTTTTTCGCTTACATCGGGTTTGATGCGGTGTCGACCGCGGCGGAAGAAGTGCGCAACCCGCAGCGCAATATGCCGATTGGCATCATCGTGTCGCTGCTTGTCTGCACGTTATTGTACATCGCCGTTTCGCTCGTGCTGACGGGCATCGTTCCGTACGATCAATTGAACGTGAAAAACCCGGTGGCGTTCGCGTTAAACTACATCAATCAAGACTGGGTCGCCGGCTTTATTTCACTCGGGGCGATCGGAGGCATCACGACGGTGCTGCTTGTCATGCTTTACGGGCAGACACGCCTCTTTTATGCGATCAGCCGCGACGGCCTGTTGCCGAAAGTGTTTGCGCGCATTAGCCCGACCCGCCAAGTGCCGTACGTCAACACATGGCTGACCGGTGCCGCTGTTTCGGTATTTGCCGGCGTCATCCCGCTGAACAAACTGGCGGAATTGACGAACATTGGGACGCTCTTTGCCTTTATTACCGTTTCAATCGGCGTTCTTGTGCTGCGCAAAACGCAGCCGAACTTAAAGCGGGCGTTCCGCGTCCCGTTCGTTCCGGTCGTCCCGATTTTAGCGGTGTTGTTCTGCGGCTACTTAGTTCTTCAGCTTCCGATGACGACATGGATCGGTTTTATCTCGTGGTTGTTAATCGGCGTGGTCATTTACTTTGTCTACGGCCGCAAGCATAGCGCACTTAATGAAACGGCTGAGAGCGAAGAGAAAGCAGGCTGA
- a CDS encoding DUF485 domain-containing protein has protein sequence MAVKKQSFAEQAVVDYEAIAQSTSFRGLIREKKAFIIPATVFFFAFYLTLPILTSYSNMLNAPAIGPVSWAWLFAFAQFAMTWALCILYSKRAAKFDDIVEQVKQEAKEGGNA, from the coding sequence ATGGCAGTAAAAAAACAATCCTTTGCCGAACAGGCAGTTGTTGATTATGAAGCAATCGCCCAATCCACCTCGTTTCGTGGACTTATCCGAGAGAAAAAAGCCTTTATTATTCCAGCGACGGTCTTTTTCTTTGCATTTTACCTCACCCTTCCGATCTTGACGTCGTACTCAAACATGCTCAACGCGCCAGCAATCGGGCCGGTTAGTTGGGCATGGCTGTTCGCCTTCGCACAATTTGCCATGACTTGGGCTTTATGCATCCTTTATTCGAAACGGGCTGCCAAGTTTGACGACATCGTTGAACAAGTAAAACAGGAAGCGAAGGAAGGAGGAAACGCTTAA
- a CDS encoding cation acetate symporter, with amino-acid sequence MNGLAFFLFLVIVALTLVITYYASKRTKTTSDFYTADSSLTGWQNGLAIAGDYMSAASFLGIAGMIALAGFDGFFYSIGFLVAYLVVLYIVAEPLRNLGKYTMADMIAARFDDKKVRGVAALNTIAISTFYMIAQLVGAGGLIKLLLGLDYIYSVLIVGILMTVYVVFGGMTATSWVQIIKAVLLMVGTFIISLIVFAKFDFSIAKMFHEMKTATPLGDAFLNPGNKFKNPLDTISLNLALVLGTAGLPHILIRFFTVKDAPTARKSVVYATWVIGIFYVLTIFLGFGAAAFVGHDKIVAADPAGNMAAPLLAEALGGDFLFAFVAAVAFATILAVVAGLVLSAASAFAHDFYSHIIRRGQATEKEQMLAARWASVGVSVLSILLALFAQKMNVAFLVSLAFAVAASANLPTIVFTIFWRRFNTTGAITGMLVGLISALLLVFFGPNVWSPQPGAAIFVGEPLFKLANPGIISIPLGFIGAIIGTLVSSKKADEKKYTEIVVKANTGIGRV; translated from the coding sequence ATGAACGGATTAGCCTTTTTCCTCTTCCTCGTCATCGTCGCCTTGACGCTTGTCATTACGTACTATGCCTCGAAACGGACGAAAACGACGAGCGATTTTTACACCGCTGACAGCAGCCTAACCGGATGGCAAAACGGACTGGCCATCGCCGGCGATTATATGTCTGCCGCCTCCTTTTTAGGCATTGCCGGCATGATCGCCCTGGCTGGATTTGACGGCTTCTTCTACAGCATCGGTTTCCTTGTTGCCTATCTTGTCGTCCTGTATATCGTCGCCGAGCCGCTTCGCAACCTCGGCAAATACACGATGGCCGACATGATCGCCGCCCGTTTTGATGATAAAAAAGTGCGCGGTGTCGCCGCCTTGAATACGATCGCCATCTCGACTTTTTATATGATTGCACAACTTGTCGGCGCCGGCGGCCTTATTAAGCTCCTGCTTGGGCTCGATTACATTTATTCGGTCTTGATCGTCGGCATTTTAATGACCGTGTATGTCGTGTTCGGCGGCATGACGGCCACGAGCTGGGTGCAAATCATCAAAGCCGTCTTGTTGATGGTCGGTACATTTATCATTTCCTTAATCGTCTTTGCCAAATTCGACTTCAGCATCGCCAAAATGTTCCACGAGATGAAAACAGCAACACCGCTTGGTGATGCGTTTTTAAACCCGGGCAACAAGTTTAAAAATCCGCTGGACACGATTTCGCTCAACTTGGCGCTCGTCTTAGGGACGGCTGGATTGCCGCACATTTTGATCCGCTTCTTCACCGTCAAAGACGCACCGACTGCGCGCAAGTCAGTCGTTTATGCAACATGGGTTATCGGTATTTTCTATGTTTTAACCATCTTTTTAGGATTTGGCGCCGCTGCGTTTGTCGGTCATGATAAAATCGTCGCCGCTGACCCCGCCGGCAATATGGCAGCCCCGCTGCTAGCTGAAGCGCTTGGTGGAGATTTCTTATTCGCTTTTGTTGCCGCTGTTGCCTTTGCCACGATTTTGGCGGTTGTCGCCGGGCTTGTGTTGTCAGCCGCCTCGGCGTTTGCTCATGACTTTTACAGCCACATCATCCGGCGCGGCCAGGCAACGGAAAAAGAACAAATGCTGGCAGCGCGCTGGGCATCGGTCGGCGTCTCGGTATTATCGATTTTGTTAGCGCTGTTTGCACAAAAAATGAACGTTGCCTTCCTTGTATCGCTCGCCTTTGCCGTCGCTGCCAGCGCCAACTTGCCGACGATCGTCTTTACAATCTTCTGGCGCCGCTTTAATACGACAGGAGCCATCACTGGTATGCTCGTTGGCTTGATCAGCGCCCTGTTGCTCGTCTTCTTCGGTCCAAACGTCTGGTCGCCGCAGCCAGGAGCCGCCATTTTCGTTGGCGAGCCGCTCTTTAAACTCGCCAACCCAGGCATTATTTCCATTCCGCTCGGTTTTATCGGCGCCATCATCGGAACGCTCGTCTCGTCGAAAAAAGCGGACGAAAAGAAATATACCGAAATTGTCGTCAAAGCGAACACCGGAATCGGACGGGTATAA
- a CDS encoding GNAT family N-acetyltransferase — translation MIIRPIEVSDAENFLELRKKIDESGFMLFEPGERQTTVEQQSQSIERMLSEPNKMIFVAEMENKLVGFIAVIGGDVKRNRHSANVVLGVLEDYQGQGIATKLFHEAFEWAKEVGISRLGLTVMKGNDKAFSLYRKIGFVLEGERIQSLRVNGEFVNEYYMYKLL, via the coding sequence ATGATCATAAGACCCATTGAGGTTAGCGATGCGGAAAATTTCTTGGAGTTGCGCAAAAAAATTGATGAATCTGGTTTTATGTTATTTGAGCCTGGCGAACGGCAAACAACGGTTGAACAACAAAGTCAATCGATTGAAAGAATGCTGTCTGAACCGAACAAAATGATCTTTGTTGCTGAAATGGAAAACAAACTTGTTGGGTTCATTGCAGTCATAGGAGGCGATGTAAAGCGAAATCGGCATTCTGCCAATGTTGTTTTGGGAGTTCTTGAAGACTATCAAGGACAAGGCATTGCCACGAAACTGTTCCATGAAGCGTTTGAGTGGGCAAAGGAAGTCGGGATTTCGAGATTAGGACTTACAGTGATGAAAGGGAACGATAAGGCGTTCAGCTTATATAGGAAGATCGGGTTCGTATTAGAAGGAGAAAGGATTCAATCGTTAAGAGTGAACGGGGAATTTGTCAATGAATATTATATGTATAAACTGTTATAG
- the menC gene encoding o-succinylbenzoate synthase, whose protein sequence is MAIEIDYILLRHMKMKLKAPFTTSFGSFQTKEFILVEAVDRNGVSGWGESVAFSAPWYSEETVKTNWHMLEEFLVPLLFSKPLRHPAELPERFAAIRQNNMAKAALEGAVWDLYAKRLGVPLYQSLGGTKREIEVGVSIGIQPKVSDLLRVIERYVAQGYRRIKVKIKPGWDVDVIREVRRAFPDVPLMADANSAYTLADVDRLKALDEFGLMMIEQPLAADDLMDHARLQALLETPLCLDESVRSYDDARKALELGSCRIINIKIGRVGGLEEARRIHHLCLERGVPVWCGGMLEAGVGRAHNIAITTLENFTLPGDTAASSHYWERDIITPEVEVQGGLIRVPDAPGIGYNVDRRQVERYTQFSKLFHCATTA, encoded by the coding sequence ATGGCTATTGAGATCGATTACATTCTGTTGCGCCATATGAAAATGAAACTGAAGGCGCCATTTACGACCAGTTTTGGCTCGTTTCAAACGAAGGAATTCATTTTAGTGGAAGCAGTCGACCGCAACGGCGTCTCGGGCTGGGGGGAATCAGTGGCGTTTTCGGCTCCGTGGTATAGTGAGGAAACGGTGAAAACGAACTGGCATATGCTTGAAGAGTTTCTCGTGCCGCTCTTGTTTTCGAAGCCGCTTAGGCATCCAGCGGAATTGCCAGAACGATTTGCCGCCATCCGCCAAAACAACATGGCGAAAGCAGCGCTTGAAGGGGCGGTGTGGGATTTGTATGCGAAGCGGCTTGGCGTTCCGCTTTATCAGTCATTGGGCGGAACGAAAAGGGAGATTGAAGTCGGCGTCAGCATCGGCATCCAGCCGAAAGTCAGCGATTTGCTTCGGGTCATTGAACGGTATGTGGCTCAAGGATATCGGCGGATCAAGGTGAAAATCAAGCCGGGCTGGGACGTTGATGTCATCCGCGAAGTACGGAGGGCGTTTCCGGATGTGCCGCTCATGGCGGATGCGAATTCGGCATACACACTTGCCGATGTGGATCGGCTGAAAGCGCTCGATGAATTCGGGCTGATGATGATCGAACAGCCGCTGGCAGCTGACGATCTCATGGATCATGCGCGATTGCAGGCGCTCCTTGAGACGCCGCTTTGCCTTGATGAAAGCGTTCGTTCCTATGACGATGCACGCAAGGCGCTTGAACTTGGCAGCTGCCGCATCATCAATATTAAAATTGGGCGCGTGGGCGGATTGGAGGAAGCGAGGCGCATTCATCATCTTTGCCTTGAGCGCGGCGTGCCGGTCTGGTGCGGGGGAATGCTCGAAGCGGGCGTTGGGCGTGCCCACAATATCGCCATCACGACATTAGAAAACTTTACCCTTCCCGGCGATACCGCCGCGTCGTCCCATTATTGGGAGCGGGATATTATCACGCCGGAAGTCGAGGTGCAAGGCGGCTTGATTCGCGTGCCGGACGCCCCCGGCATCGGCTATAACGTCGACCGCCGCCAAGTCGAGCGGTATACACAGTTTTCCAAGTTGTTCCATTGCGCGACGACGGCATAA
- a CDS encoding GNAT family N-acetyltransferase: MSLSLQIIETMEQLKEMAELEADVWGTAPIPLHQTLTAVKNGGIAIGAYADGKLVGFVYSFPGMQNGEVYLCSHMMGIAKPFRDQGIGYRLKMKQAEEARRRGYRSIRWTYDPLQSRNGYLNLAKLGAAAVDYVENCYGQMDDALNSQLPSDRFLVEWRLDEPRTGERISIAALSEARNAAVLEAGKTVDGWLRPVLRDVDEKAAPLLLTAIPLDFPQLKERNLALALEWRLSTRALFVRLFAEGWIAVNAMLRKGEPVMHYIWVRQEEWLRKKGENDGY; this comes from the coding sequence GTGTCTCTGTCGCTGCAAATCATTGAGACGATGGAACAGCTAAAAGAAATGGCTGAGTTGGAGGCGGACGTTTGGGGGACAGCCCCAATCCCGCTTCACCAAACGTTGACAGCGGTGAAAAACGGCGGCATTGCGATCGGGGCGTACGCGGACGGAAAACTTGTCGGCTTTGTCTATAGTTTTCCTGGAATGCAAAACGGGGAAGTGTATCTTTGTTCGCACATGATGGGGATTGCCAAACCGTTTCGCGATCAAGGGATCGGCTACCGTTTGAAAATGAAGCAGGCGGAAGAAGCGCGGCGGCGCGGCTATCGGAGCATCCGCTGGACGTACGATCCGCTGCAAAGCCGCAATGGCTACCTAAACTTAGCGAAGTTGGGGGCGGCAGCCGTGGACTATGTCGAGAATTGCTACGGCCAGATGGACGATGCATTGAACAGCCAGCTGCCGTCGGATCGTTTTCTTGTCGAATGGCGGTTGGATGAACCTCGAACCGGAGAAAGGATTTCGATCGCCGCTCTTTCCGAGGCCAGAAACGCAGCCGTGCTTGAGGCGGGCAAAACGGTGGATGGATGGTTGCGGCCGGTGCTGAGGGATGTCGATGAAAAAGCGGCGCCGTTGCTGTTGACGGCCATCCCGCTTGATTTTCCGCAGCTAAAGGAGCGGAATCTCGCCTTGGCGTTGGAGTGGCGGCTTTCGACACGAGCCTTGTTTGTCCGGCTGTTCGCTGAAGGTTGGATCGCCGTCAATGCCATGCTCCGCAAAGGGGAGCCAGTGATGCACTACATATGGGTGCGGCAGGAGGAATGGCTGCGAAAAAAGGGGGAGAACGATGGCTATTGA
- a CDS encoding M20 peptidase aminoacylase family protein: MKEIVGQMKAELWDIFDYLHRHPEISWEEWGTTEFVRQELEREGYRLRTFADCPGVVAEIGTGPFMVGVRSDMDALWQEVNGVWQPNHACGHDAHMTIVLGVAKLLRRIGYKPPGTLRFLFQPAEEKGTGALKMMEKGAVDGMSFLYGVHLRPVQEVESGYAAPAIVHGAAQCIEGRIRGVAAHAARPHLGVNVIEVGSAIVQELSKIHVDPQVPASIKMTKFHAGEKDANTIPDYAEFALDLRAQTNEAMERLVEGLRHVVNGVAAIYGAEIELVERTRIVAAHPDSDAQQLMKEAIIAVLGAERCVPPVVTSGGEDFHFYGFQRPNLKTTMLGLGCDLRPGLHHPQMTFRRDDLLSGIEILARTVINTFATFAPQGEKERVSVAANH, from the coding sequence ATGAAAGAAATAGTTGGGCAGATGAAAGCGGAGTTATGGGACATTTTTGACTATCTTCATCGTCATCCAGAAATTAGTTGGGAAGAATGGGGAACAACAGAGTTTGTTCGTCAAGAACTGGAGCGCGAAGGGTATCGGTTGCGGACGTTTGCCGATTGTCCGGGCGTGGTGGCGGAAATCGGCACTGGGCCGTTTATGGTCGGCGTGCGCAGTGATATGGATGCTCTTTGGCAAGAAGTGAACGGCGTTTGGCAGCCGAACCATGCGTGCGGGCACGACGCGCATATGACGATCGTGCTCGGGGTGGCGAAGCTGCTTCGCCGCATCGGCTATAAGCCGCCGGGGACGCTCCGGTTTTTGTTCCAGCCGGCCGAAGAGAAAGGGACAGGGGCGTTGAAGATGATGGAAAAGGGAGCGGTCGATGGAATGTCGTTTTTGTACGGCGTTCATTTGCGGCCGGTTCAAGAAGTCGAGAGCGGGTATGCGGCGCCGGCGATCGTTCACGGGGCGGCGCAATGCATTGAAGGGCGGATTCGCGGTGTGGCGGCGCACGCAGCGCGGCCTCATTTAGGCGTCAATGTCATTGAAGTCGGCAGCGCCATCGTGCAGGAGCTCAGCAAAATTCATGTTGACCCGCAAGTGCCGGCGTCGATCAAAATGACAAAGTTTCATGCCGGTGAAAAAGATGCGAACACGATCCCGGATTACGCCGAGTTCGCCTTAGACTTGCGGGCGCAGACGAACGAGGCGATGGAGCGGCTCGTCGAAGGATTGCGCCATGTGGTCAATGGAGTCGCTGCGATTTACGGGGCGGAGATTGAGCTGGTGGAACGGACGCGCATCGTTGCCGCCCACCCTGACTCCGATGCTCAGCAACTCATGAAAGAAGCGATCATCGCTGTTTTAGGAGCAGAGAGATGCGTTCCGCCGGTGGTAACCTCTGGGGGAGAGGATTTCCATTTTTACGGTTTCCAAAGACCCAACCTAAAAACAACGATGCTCGGGTTAGGCTGTGACTTGCGCCCTGGGCTCCATCATCCGCAGATGACATTCCGGCGCGACGATTTGCTTTCCGGCATTGAAATTTTGGCGCGAACGGTCATTAATACGTTTGCGACGTTTGCGCCACAGGGAGAGAAAGAACGTGTCTCTGTCGCTGCAAATCATTGA
- a CDS encoding threonine/serine exporter family protein, with protein MIVMQLLLSFVASTLFGMIFNVPPRLLPHSGFVGMSGWAAYTFAVRSSVDSVIATFMAAFFVAFLSNAFARRYRAPATIFIVPGILPLVPGGTAFEAMRHVVMNDYNAAIPLAAKALMISGAIAMGLIFSEVVNQLAKRRHH; from the coding sequence ATGATCGTTATGCAGTTGCTGCTTAGCTTTGTCGCGTCAACGTTGTTTGGCATGATTTTTAATGTTCCGCCGCGGCTGTTGCCGCATAGCGGATTTGTCGGGATGAGCGGATGGGCGGCCTATACGTTTGCCGTACGTTCGAGCGTAGACAGTGTGATTGCGACGTTTATGGCCGCGTTTTTCGTCGCCTTTTTAAGCAATGCGTTTGCTCGGCGCTATCGGGCGCCGGCAACCATTTTTATTGTTCCTGGCATTCTCCCGCTCGTGCCAGGTGGGACGGCATTTGAAGCGATGCGTCATGTCGTCATGAACGACTACAATGCAGCGATTCCTTTGGCGGCAAAAGCGTTGATGATTTCCGGTGCGATTGCGATGGGGCTCATTTTTTCTGAGGTCGTCAACCAACTGGCGAAGCGCCGTCATCATTAA
- a CDS encoding threonine/serine exporter family protein: MTERIDEIMDVCLLAGKLMLESGGETYRVEDTMTRIAASFGMSRSHGYVTPTAIIFSIEGTDSTRLIRISERSTDLAKVAIVNDISRRISRGELTLEKARKELEDVGRAPMGYPLWQQTAAAALASACFASLIGGMVHFFPSLFSGGVAFWCFEMVHRFVKIRFFAEFFAAFVAGGLVLLMVQAGFGGDVGHMIIGSVLPLVPGLAITNAVRDLMAGHLIAGLSRGAEAFLTAFAIGTGIAFVLSIR, encoded by the coding sequence ATGACGGAGCGGATTGATGAGATTATGGACGTTTGCTTGCTGGCAGGAAAATTGATGCTTGAAAGCGGCGGAGAGACGTATCGAGTGGAAGATACAATGACGCGTATCGCCGCTTCATTTGGCATGTCGCGCTCCCACGGTTATGTCACACCAACGGCCATTATTTTTTCCATTGAGGGGACAGACTCAACCAGACTGATCCGCATTTCCGAGCGCTCGACTGATTTAGCGAAAGTAGCGATCGTGAACGATATTTCCCGGCGCATCAGCCGTGGTGAATTGACGCTTGAAAAGGCACGAAAGGAGCTCGAGGATGTCGGGCGCGCCCCGATGGGTTACCCTCTTTGGCAGCAAACTGCCGCTGCAGCGTTAGCGAGTGCTTGTTTTGCGTCATTGATTGGAGGGATGGTTCACTTTTTCCCATCACTTTTTTCCGGAGGGGTGGCGTTTTGGTGTTTTGAAATGGTGCATCGGTTTGTGAAAATCCGGTTTTTCGCGGAATTTTTTGCTGCTTTTGTCGCCGGGGGGCTTGTATTGTTAATGGTGCAGGCTGGATTTGGAGGGGATGTCGGGCACATGATCATCGGCTCGGTGTTGCCGCTCGTGCCGGGGTTGGCCATTACGAACGCGGTTCGCGACTTAATGGCCGGCCATCTCATCGCCGGGTTGTCGCGCGGGGCCGAGGCGTTTTTGACGGCGTTTGCGATCGGCACCGGCATCGCCTTTGTTTTATCGATTCGATGA
- a CDS encoding DUF5667 domain-containing protein, producing MTTKRFTFPRVLSASALAATVALAPYHSLAFASTDIEGQTNKNTMTETTVNANDDAPTLLPGDFFYFVKTMIEKIELALTFDDAEKAKRLAEFAEERLAEAKALLEQGEIEQAKEVLANALKQQEAAWDVYEGTKQADEQNGERAETDVEALRQQLEEKFSQNIIALQTALEQVKNPRAKEVLARNIDKAKQKLEAKIEKRLAKQAQRSGEVEETDNKTTTPTDETEESKNESAPSAPESTETEKPAPISAPAEDKAAIQQNEQTNTGIKAETKSSSTQAIKVETKGNAHRNAAASAKANGQKHQAATAVNKQAEARVSVSHSQQLKQAAAPQVKADHPAVHGKRNKQEKNRK from the coding sequence ATGACAACCAAACGCTTCACCTTCCCCCGAGTGCTGTCCGCAAGTGCGCTCGCCGCGACCGTTGCACTCGCTCCCTATCATTCGCTGGCGTTCGCCAGCACGGACATCGAGGGGCAAACAAATAAGAACACAATGACAGAAACAACAGTCAACGCCAACGATGACGCCCCGACTTTGTTGCCAGGCGACTTTTTCTACTTCGTCAAAACAATGATCGAAAAAATTGAGCTCGCCCTCACGTTTGACGACGCCGAAAAGGCGAAACGGCTCGCTGAGTTCGCCGAGGAGCGGCTTGCCGAAGCAAAAGCGTTGCTCGAACAAGGAGAGATCGAGCAAGCAAAAGAAGTGCTCGCTAATGCCCTCAAACAACAAGAGGCAGCTTGGGACGTCTACGAAGGGACAAAACAAGCGGACGAACAAAACGGCGAAAGAGCGGAAACCGATGTCGAGGCATTGCGCCAGCAGCTAGAAGAAAAGTTTTCCCAAAACATTATAGCCTTGCAAACGGCGTTGGAACAGGTGAAAAATCCGCGCGCCAAAGAAGTGCTTGCTCGCAACATTGACAAAGCGAAACAAAAACTGGAAGCCAAAATTGAAAAACGGCTGGCAAAACAAGCACAACGAAGTGGTGAGGTAGAGGAAACGGACAACAAAACGACAACGCCAACTGACGAAACGGAAGAATCGAAAAACGAAAGCGCGCCATCCGCTCCTGAATCAACCGAAACAGAAAAGCCAGCTCCTATATCCGCGCCGGCGGAAGACAAGGCAGCGATTCAGCAAAATGAACAAACGAACACCGGCATAAAAGCAGAAACGAAATCGTCCTCCACGCAAGCGATCAAAGTGGAAACAAAGGGCAATGCTCACCGGAATGCTGCTGCCAGCGCCAAAGCAAACGGCCAAAAACACCAAGCGGCAACCGCTGTGAACAAACAAGCAGAGGCCCGTGTCTCGGTTTCCCATTCACAACAACTGAAACAGGCAGCCGCACCGCAAGTGAAAGCCGACCATCCGGCAGTCCACGGGAAACGGAACAAGCAAGAAAAGAATAGAAAATGA
- a CDS encoding diacylglycerol kinase family protein encodes MKLHFIVNPAAKNGRSAAVWERVQRMLEQEGVSYEVHWTKREGDGKRIAHQIAEQNAEPLALIAVGGDGTVYEVANGASLFPHVAIGYIPAGTGNDFARGFGLPHRPEQALRRLLAGKAASGDLGRLASSAVRDGVFVNSVGCGFDAHIARAVNRSKWKGRLNRLGLGTLTYAFYLVKELFRYQPADLDICIDGQNYSFQQAWMAAVSNHPYYGGGMRIAPSARADDGLLHVTVVGRLPRWKLLSIFLTVFWGGHVRMKEVSVFAGRNVHIRPAAPVPVHADGEEAGVGEVSAWIEARGLRVIGAETL; translated from the coding sequence ATGAAGTTGCATTTTATCGTTAACCCTGCGGCGAAAAACGGCCGCTCGGCAGCGGTATGGGAGCGGGTGCAACGGATGTTGGAGCAGGAAGGTGTATCGTATGAAGTGCACTGGACAAAACGCGAAGGGGACGGAAAACGAATTGCACACCAGATCGCTGAGCAAAACGCTGAGCCGCTGGCGCTCATCGCTGTCGGCGGGGACGGAACCGTGTATGAAGTCGCCAACGGAGCGTCGTTGTTTCCGCATGTCGCCATCGGCTACATCCCAGCGGGGACAGGAAATGATTTTGCCCGCGGTTTCGGCCTGCCGCACCGCCCGGAACAGGCGCTTCGGCGGTTGTTGGCTGGGAAGGCGGCCAGCGGCGATCTTGGCCGCCTTGCAAGCAGCGCTGTGCGGGATGGGGTATTTGTCAACAGCGTCGGTTGCGGCTTTGACGCCCACATTGCCCGCGCGGTTAACCGATCCAAATGGAAAGGGCGGCTGAACCGCCTCGGGCTTGGCACGCTCACTTACGCGTTTTATTTAGTGAAAGAGCTCTTCCGTTATCAACCGGCGGATCTCGATATTTGCATTGACGGACAAAACTATTCGTTTCAGCAAGCTTGGATGGCAGCCGTATCGAATCATCCGTACTATGGCGGCGGGATGCGCATTGCCCCGTCAGCGCGGGCGGATGACGGCCTCCTTCACGTGACCGTTGTCGGCCGCTTGCCGCGCTGGAAACTTCTCTCGATATTTCTGACAGTGTTTTGGGGTGGACATGTACGAATGAAAGAAGTTTCCGTGTTTGCCGGGCGGAACGTGCACATTCGCCCCGCCGCTCCTGTCCCCGTTCACGCGGATGGAGAGGAAGCGGGGGTGGGAGAGGTGTCGGCTTGGATAGAGGCTAGAGGACTGAGAGTGATCGGTGCGGAAACTTTGTGA